The following proteins come from a genomic window of Vidua chalybeata isolate OUT-0048 chromosome 2, bVidCha1 merged haplotype, whole genome shotgun sequence:
- the P2RY6 gene encoding P2Y purinoceptor 6, which translates to MANLTATSTGRNSCTYHEEFKQVLLPLVYSVVFVVGLPLNAVVIGQIWLARKALSRSMIYMLNLAVADLLYVCSLPLLIYNYTQKDYWPFGDFTCKFVRFQFYTNLHSSIFFLTCISVQRYLGICHPLASWHKKKGKKLTWLVCAAVWFIVIAQCLPTFVFASTGTQRNRTVCYDLSTPDRSAAYFPYGITLTFTGFLLPFVAILACYCSMARILCQKDELIGLAVHKRKDKAVRMVIIVVIVFSISFFPFHLTKTIYLIVRSSPVLPCPALQAFAIAYKCTRPFASMNSVLDPILFYFTQRKFRESTRYLLDKVSSKWRHDHCVTYGS; encoded by the coding sequence ATGGCCAACCTGACAGCCACGAGCACCGGGAGGAACTCGTGCACCTACCACGAGGAGTTCAAGCAGGTCCTGCTGCCCCTGGTGTACTCGGTGGTGTTCGTGGTGGGGCTGCCCCTCAACGCCGTGGTCATCGGGCAGATCTGGCTGGCGCGGAAGGCGCTGAGCCGCTCCATGATCTACATGCTCAACCTGGCCGTGGCTGACCTGCTCTACGTCTGCTCCCTGCCGCTCCTCATCTACAACTACACCCAGAAGGACTACTGGCCTTTCGGGGACTTCACCTGCAAATTCGTGCGCTTCCAGTTCTACACCAACCTGCACAGCAGCATCTTCTTCCTCACCTGCATCAGCGTCCAGCGCTACCTGGGCATCTGCCACCCGCTGGCCTCGTGGCACAAGAAGAAGGGCAAGAAGCTGACGTGGCTGGTGTGTGCGGCCGTGTGGTTCATCGTCATCGCCCAGTGCCTGCCCACCTTCGTCTTTGCCTCCACCGGCACGCAGAGGAACCGCACCGTCTGCTACGACCTGAGCACGCCCGACCGCTCCGCCGCCTACTTCCCCTACGGCATCACCCTCACCTTCACCGGCTTCCTGCTGCCCTTCGTGGCCATCCTGGCCTGCTACTGCAGCATGGCCCGCATCCTGTGCCAGAAGGACGAGCTGATCGGCCTGGCCGTGCACAAGAGGAAGGACAAAGCCGTGCGTATGGTCATCATCGTGGTCATCGTCTTCTCCATCAGCTTCTTCCCCTTCCACCTGACCAAGACCATCTACCTGATCGTCCGCTCCTCGCCcgtcctgccctgcccggccctgcAGGCCTTCGCCATCGCCTACAAGTGCACGCGGCCCTTCGCCAGCATGAACAGCGTCCTCGACCCCATCCTCTTCTACTTCACCCAGCGCAAGTTCCGCGAGAGCACCCGCTACCTCCTCGACAAGGTGAGCTCCAAGTGGCGGCACGACCACTGCGTCACCTACGGCTCCTAG